Proteins from a genomic interval of Thunnus maccoyii chromosome 1, fThuMac1.1, whole genome shotgun sequence:
- the bcl2l10 gene encoding bcl-2-like protein 10 — MCREQSDIAGRKMGGLWKETLALAEDYLSICCTSPHQAPSPPSESAAAMRRLAQDMEKQHQARFHSLAQTFLGQCGPDPCSSLRKVIEELVGDGHLNWGRVVSLFTFTGVLARLLLEQKGMKPGLDSGQGQELGQVPGSCRGLAQTIADYLGEEKKDWLLENDSWAGFCKFSRSAREVNQDSSMKTALFAAAGVGLAGLTFLLVR; from the exons ATGTGCAGAGAGCAGTCTGATATCGCTGGGAGG AAAATGGGTGGGCTGTGGAAAGAGACCCTGGCTCTGGCAGAGGACTACCTGTCCATTTGCTGCACAAGCCCACATCAAGCCCCTTCACCTCCCAGCGAGTCAGCCGCTGCCATGAGGCGTCTGGCCCAGGACATGGAAAAGCAGCATCAGGCTCGCTTCCACTCCCTTGCTCAGACCTTCCTTGGGCAGTGCGGGCCGGACCCCTGCTCCAGCCTCAGGAAGGTGATAGAGGAGCTGGTGGGTGACGGACATTTGAACTGGGGAAGGGTTGTGTCCCTTTTCACCTTTACTGGGGTGCTGGCCAGACTGTTGCTGGAGCAGAAGGGAATGAAGCCGGGGCTGGACTCTGGGCAGGGGCAGGAACTGGGACAGGTGCCTGGAAGCTGCAGGGGATTGGCACAAACCATAGCCGACTACctgggagaggagaagaaagactGGCTGCTGGAGAATGACAGCTGG gCGGGGTTCTGTAAGTTCTCCCGCAGTGCCAGAGAGGTGAACCAGGACTCGTCCATGAAGACAGCGCTGTTTGCTGCGGCTGGAGTCGGCCTCGCTGGACTCACCTTCCTCCTGGTGCGCTAA